A genomic segment from Candidatus Hydrogenedentota bacterium encodes:
- a CDS encoding DUF839 domain-containing protein, producing the protein MKSLQTGSRRSFLKQAAAVSLGFQGLEALFLRTAFAGVSAAEIPAGFGPLARDPHRIIDLPEGFTYRVVSWAGDPMDDGLVVPGAPDGMAAFSGPDGLTVLIRNHELSPGSDASGFGRQNERLQKIDASRLFDPGFGASPSAGGTTTLHFDTRTGEVKRQFMSLAGTSRNCAGGPTPWDSWLTCEETVQRAGDICEQDHGWVFEVPAAADGLVEPVALKDMGRFNHEAVAVDPESGCVYLTEDRHDGLFYRFIPNVPGELARGGRLQALIFRDRPGADTRNWDEDVQVKTGERIAVAWMDIEDTFSAEDDMRLKGFEAGAARFARGEGMWYGNGSVYFACTNGGPIKKGQIWRYYPSRFEGTPEEKGKPGELELSVESRDAGLIDNADNITVSPWGDLIICEDGSGEQFLVGVTPEGGIYKFGRNATARNSEFAGATFSPDGSTLFVNIQADGITLAITGPWGNRRSA; encoded by the coding sequence GTGAAGTCACTACAAACGGGTTCCCGCCGGAGCTTTCTCAAACAGGCGGCCGCCGTCTCCCTGGGCTTTCAGGGCCTGGAAGCGCTCTTCCTCCGTACGGCCTTCGCGGGCGTTTCCGCCGCCGAGATCCCCGCGGGTTTCGGGCCGCTCGCCCGCGATCCGCACCGCATCATTGACCTGCCCGAAGGGTTCACCTACCGCGTGGTTTCTTGGGCGGGCGATCCCATGGACGACGGCCTCGTGGTTCCCGGCGCGCCGGACGGCATGGCGGCGTTCAGCGGACCCGATGGGCTTACCGTGCTGATCCGCAACCACGAGCTCTCGCCAGGGTCCGACGCCAGCGGCTTCGGCCGCCAGAATGAGCGTCTGCAGAAGATCGACGCCTCGCGGCTGTTCGATCCCGGATTCGGGGCGTCCCCGTCGGCCGGCGGCACGACTACCTTGCACTTCGATACCCGGACCGGCGAAGTGAAGCGGCAGTTCATGAGCCTGGCGGGCACCAGCCGCAACTGCGCCGGCGGCCCGACGCCGTGGGACAGCTGGCTGACCTGCGAGGAGACGGTGCAGCGCGCGGGCGATATCTGCGAGCAGGATCACGGGTGGGTCTTCGAGGTGCCCGCGGCCGCCGATGGCCTGGTGGAACCCGTGGCCCTGAAGGACATGGGCCGCTTCAACCACGAGGCCGTGGCGGTGGATCCGGAGAGCGGCTGCGTGTATCTGACGGAGGATCGCCACGACGGGTTATTCTATCGGTTTATTCCCAACGTCCCCGGCGAGTTGGCGCGTGGCGGGCGGCTACAGGCGCTGATTTTCCGGGATCGCCCCGGCGCGGACACCCGCAACTGGGACGAGGACGTTCAGGTGAAGACCGGCGAGCGGATTGCGGTTGCGTGGATGGATATCGAAGACACGTTTTCCGCCGAGGACGACATGCGCCTCAAGGGCTTTGAGGCCGGCGCGGCTCGGTTCGCGCGCGGCGAGGGCATGTGGTACGGCAACGGCTCAGTCTATTTCGCGTGCACCAATGGCGGCCCCATCAAGAAGGGCCAGATCTGGCGCTACTACCCAAGCCGCTTCGAGGGGACGCCCGAGGAAAAGGGGAAGCCCGGCGAACTCGAGCTGAGCGTCGAATCCCGCGATGCCGGGCTGATCGACAACGCCGACAACATCACCGTGAGCCCCTGGGGCGACCTGATCATCTGCGAGGACGGATCCGGCGAGCAGTTCCTGGTGGGCGTCACGCCGGAAGGCGGCATCTACAAGTTCGGGCGAAACGCCACCGCGCGCAATTCAGAGTTCGCGGGCGCGACCTTCAGCCCGGACGGAAGCACGCTCTTCGTGAATATCCAGGCCGATGGCATCACCCTGGCCATCACCGGCCCCTGGGGAAACCGGCGTAGCGCCTGA
- a CDS encoding glycosyltransferase family 2 protein, with protein sequence MRMPAPAAPLRPAEKNSLVYSILIPAYNEEENIAPTLEALGAALRAENIPFELLVVNDNSTDGTAAVVEGLANSLPEIRLVHNRPPGGLGRAIRCGLRHFSGDAIAVVMADSSDSPRDVVRCYRKIEEGYDCVYGSRFIRGSRVTHYPPVKLLVNRIVNKAMQALFLTHHNDLTNAFKVYRRHVIESVQPLQAAHFNITIELSLSSLIRGYRIAQIPIDWSGRTWGVSNLRLRKMGRRYLCTLLMIWCERLLILDDLLTENKAPEPEPRDSTE encoded by the coding sequence ATGCGCATGCCCGCTCCCGCCGCCCCGCTTCGCCCGGCGGAAAAGAATTCCCTCGTGTACTCCATCCTCATCCCGGCGTACAACGAGGAGGAAAACATCGCGCCCACCCTGGAGGCGCTCGGGGCCGCCCTGCGCGCCGAGAATATCCCCTTTGAACTCCTCGTCGTCAACGACAACAGCACCGACGGCACTGCCGCCGTCGTCGAGGGCCTGGCCAACTCGCTCCCCGAGATCCGCCTCGTCCACAACCGGCCTCCCGGCGGCCTCGGCCGCGCCATCCGCTGCGGCCTGCGCCATTTCAGCGGCGACGCCATCGCCGTCGTCATGGCCGACAGCTCCGACAGCCCCCGCGACGTCGTGCGCTGTTACCGCAAAATCGAAGAGGGCTACGACTGCGTCTACGGCTCCCGCTTCATCCGCGGCAGCCGCGTCACCCACTACCCGCCCGTGAAGCTGCTGGTCAACCGCATCGTGAACAAGGCGATGCAGGCGCTCTTCCTCACCCACCACAACGACCTCACCAACGCCTTCAAGGTCTACCGGCGCCACGTCATCGAGAGCGTGCAGCCACTCCAGGCCGCCCACTTCAACATCACCATCGAGCTCTCCCTCTCCAGCCTCATCCGCGGTTACCGCATCGCCCAGATCCCCATCGACTGGTCCGGCCGCACCTGGGGCGTCAGCAACCTCCGACTCCGAAAAATGGGACGCCGCTACCTCTGCACCCTCCTCATGATATGGTGCGAACGCCTCCTCATCCTCGACGACCTGCTGACCGAAAACAAGGCCCCGGAACCCGAACCGCGGGATTCCACGGAATAG
- a CDS encoding AbrB/MazE/SpoVT family DNA-binding domain-containing protein, with translation MEAIVTESGDVRIPEELRRKLGITPRTVLEFHEEDGKLVAIKAVCEDPVSRVMGCLQSDHSTDELMAYVRGAK, from the coding sequence ATGGAAGCGATCGTAACGGAATCTGGCGACGTGCGGATACCGGAGGAATTGCGCCGGAAGCTCGGCATTACTCCCCGGACCGTCCTCGAATTTCACGAGGAGGACGGCAAGCTGGTGGCCATCAAGGCGGTCTGCGAAGATCCCGTGAGCCGCGTGATGGGATGCCTTCAGTCTGATCATTCTACCGACGAACTCATGGCATATGTTCGCGGCGCCAAATGA
- a CDS encoding type II toxin-antitoxin system VapC family toxin, whose protein sequence is MISAVDTNVLVDVFKIDPVYGEASARLLRECINDGPVVACEVVWAELGALFPSREVLDENMGILGIGYSPVNRDAAHVAGQHWKRYIDRGGSRQRLITDFLVAGHAAVQCDRLITRDYGFYRDYFAELTVVSPS, encoded by the coding sequence ATGATTTCCGCCGTTGATACAAATGTACTGGTCGATGTCTTCAAGATCGACCCCGTATATGGCGAAGCGTCGGCGAGATTGCTTCGCGAGTGCATCAATGATGGCCCGGTTGTCGCCTGCGAAGTCGTTTGGGCCGAACTCGGGGCCCTGTTCCCTTCCCGGGAAGTGCTCGACGAGAACATGGGCATTCTCGGAATCGGTTACTCGCCCGTGAATCGAGATGCCGCCCATGTCGCCGGCCAGCATTGGAAACGCTATATTGATCGGGGCGGTTCAAGGCAACGGCTTATCACGGATTTTCTCGTTGCGGGCCACGCCGCGGTACAATGCGACCGGCTCATTACCCGGGATTACGGATTCTATCGAGACTATTTCGCGGAACTTACCGTGGTGTCCCCATCATGA
- a CDS encoding divalent metal cation transporter, whose protein sequence is MTTDNATETREKIIAARKAGPRATLGLYFRLSGPGWLQSAITLGGGSLAGSLYLGIIGGYEMMWLQPLMMLFGIVMLSAIAQVALCSGERPFRALNTHVSPVLGWGWVIATLLANLVWAMPQFSLGVAAMRQNLGLFTFNGGNYVATVLLLVAAAVIVWLYDKSGTAYKAFDIVLKLMVGMVVVSFFLVVLLLTLSADGLPWGRIFAGFIPNPGLIFAPADSLMPLVNASFAPAYWHEMIVSAQRDRMVAAAATAVGINMTFLLPYSMMKRGWDKEFCGLVKFDLATSLFIPFLLATSCVVIAAASQFHAVPESGLAEYHQTPVESRPDLPAKLVEAYEGNLNDMLAASGGGLALEEAPEADRILAATLIRRDAFDLANALERLAGERYAQALFGIGVAGMAISTIVILMLINGFAVCEMAGKPLTGRLYRFACLLPGLTGAFGALFLWSGEAQFYLAVPTSKFGMALLPIAYIAFFYMMNSRRLLGENMPTGSARLVWNLLMIVAIGLAISGAAISILNDNAQIPGTGIYVRHIAIALVIGLVILGVVLRKRQKGLAGA, encoded by the coding sequence ATGACGACGGATAACGCCACCGAAACACGCGAGAAGATTATTGCCGCAAGAAAGGCGGGCCCGCGCGCGACGCTTGGGCTGTATTTCAGGCTTTCGGGCCCCGGCTGGCTGCAGAGCGCCATCACGCTGGGCGGCGGATCGCTCGCGGGCAGCCTCTATCTCGGCATCATCGGCGGCTACGAAATGATGTGGCTGCAACCGCTGATGATGCTCTTTGGCATCGTGATGCTCAGCGCCATCGCGCAGGTCGCGCTTTGTTCCGGCGAGCGGCCGTTTCGCGCGCTGAATACGCACGTCAGCCCGGTGCTGGGGTGGGGCTGGGTCATCGCGACGCTCCTGGCCAACCTGGTCTGGGCCATGCCCCAGTTTTCGCTCGGCGTCGCGGCGATGCGCCAGAATCTCGGGCTGTTCACCTTCAACGGCGGCAACTATGTGGCCACCGTGCTGTTGTTGGTCGCGGCGGCGGTTATTGTCTGGCTGTACGACAAGAGCGGCACGGCCTACAAGGCCTTCGACATCGTCTTGAAACTCATGGTGGGCATGGTGGTCGTCAGCTTCTTCCTGGTGGTCCTCCTGCTGACGCTGAGCGCCGACGGATTGCCCTGGGGGCGCATTTTCGCCGGATTCATCCCCAATCCCGGCCTCATCTTCGCGCCGGCGGATTCCCTGATGCCCCTGGTGAACGCCTCGTTCGCCCCGGCCTACTGGCACGAAATGATCGTCTCGGCGCAGCGGGATCGCATGGTCGCCGCCGCCGCCACCGCCGTGGGCATCAACATGACCTTCCTCTTGCCCTATTCCATGATGAAACGCGGCTGGGACAAGGAATTCTGCGGGCTCGTGAAGTTCGATCTCGCCACGAGCCTCTTCATCCCCTTCCTCCTGGCCACCAGCTGCGTGGTGATCGCGGCCGCCTCCCAATTTCACGCGGTCCCCGAATCCGGCCTCGCCGAATACCACCAGACCCCCGTTGAATCCCGGCCCGATCTGCCCGCCAAGCTGGTCGAGGCGTACGAGGGCAACCTGAACGACATGCTCGCGGCCAGCGGCGGCGGGCTCGCGCTGGAAGAGGCGCCCGAGGCCGACCGCATTCTCGCGGCCACGCTCATCCGGCGAGACGCATTCGATCTCGCCAACGCCCTCGAACGGCTCGCCGGCGAACGCTACGCGCAGGCCCTCTTCGGCATCGGCGTCGCGGGCATGGCGATCTCCACCATCGTGATCCTCATGCTGATCAACGGCTTCGCCGTATGCGAAATGGCCGGCAAGCCCCTCACGGGACGGCTCTACCGGTTCGCCTGCCTGCTGCCCGGGCTCACCGGCGCATTCGGCGCGCTGTTCCTGTGGTCCGGAGAGGCCCAGTTTTACCTCGCCGTACCCACGAGCAAGTTTGGTATGGCCCTCCTGCCCATCGCCTACATCGCCTTCTTCTACATGATGAACAGCCGGCGCCTCCTCGGCGAAAACATGCCCACCGGCTCGGCGCGCCTCGTGTGGAATCTCCTCATGATCGTCGCCATCGGGCTCGCAATTTCCGGCGCCGCCATTTCCATCCTGAACGACAACGCGCAAATCCCCGGCACCGGCATCTACGTGCGCCATATCGCCATCGCGCTCGTGATCGGCCTGGTCATCCTCGGCGTCGTACTCCGGAAAAGGCAGAAGGGACTGGCCGGCGCATAG
- a CDS encoding AAA family ATPase gives MQVTRVQVSGFKSLANFELELAPFTCLIGMNGCGKSTVLQFFDFISHVLAGDVEKWFEAREWEPGDVAGPGCSEIQFEIHFSDGASWSGVYAVEQQRCVEENIGAGAISGSSKNSFATLPLIEEGGKLENISVSTRRLAYRGSVTNAFKDEGLAEDIRVLKHFLRATRVFDALSPQNLRRRDRQSRDSIGHGGEHLATYLDSLPRGALEDMVAELKNLYPHLEKLTVQNLPGGWKELLLLEAYDPASHLHTRSRHINDGLLRFIAILAELRSQHRFLLFDEIENGINAEFVEGLIGQLVSAQPQVMVTTHSPMILNYLEDEIARKSVVFLYKGPDGGTRAKRFFDIPSIGQKLEVMGPGEAFVDTNLVSLAEELNAAVAGA, from the coding sequence ATGCAAGTAACGAGGGTTCAAGTCAGCGGCTTCAAGTCTCTGGCGAATTTTGAACTGGAACTCGCGCCGTTTACGTGTCTAATCGGCATGAACGGCTGCGGAAAATCCACGGTGCTACAGTTTTTTGACTTTATTTCGCATGTACTTGCGGGCGACGTGGAGAAGTGGTTTGAAGCGCGGGAATGGGAGCCGGGAGACGTGGCAGGCCCGGGTTGTTCGGAAATTCAGTTCGAAATTCATTTTTCGGATGGCGCCAGTTGGTCTGGTGTTTACGCCGTTGAGCAACAGCGTTGCGTGGAAGAAAACATTGGAGCGGGTGCAATTTCCGGATCGTCGAAGAATTCATTCGCAACCCTGCCGCTCATAGAGGAAGGTGGAAAACTAGAGAATATTTCAGTGAGTACAAGACGCTTGGCCTACCGGGGTTCGGTGACGAATGCTTTTAAGGACGAGGGACTTGCGGAGGATATTCGCGTCCTGAAGCACTTCCTGAGAGCGACGAGGGTCTTTGATGCCCTCTCGCCTCAGAACCTGCGCCGCCGCGACCGACAGTCGCGGGACTCCATCGGACATGGTGGCGAACACCTGGCTACCTACCTGGATTCTCTTCCCAGAGGCGCATTGGAGGACATGGTTGCCGAGCTCAAGAATCTCTACCCACACCTGGAGAAACTGACAGTACAAAACCTTCCGGGCGGGTGGAAGGAACTACTGCTCCTGGAAGCCTATGACCCCGCATCGCATCTGCACACGCGTTCGCGCCACATTAATGATGGACTCTTGCGCTTCATTGCTATCCTTGCGGAGCTTCGTAGCCAGCACCGTTTCCTGTTATTCGACGAAATAGAGAATGGCATTAACGCCGAGTTCGTTGAAGGCCTGATCGGGCAACTTGTTTCCGCTCAACCGCAAGTCATGGTCACCACCCACAGCCCCATGATTCTGAACTATCTGGAGGACGAGATCGCCCGCAAGAGCGTTGTGTTCCTCTACAAGGGGCCCGACGGCGGCACCCGCGCCAAACGCTTCTTCGACATTCCATCCATCGGCCAGAAGCTCGAGGTCATGGGGCCGGGCGAGGCATTTGTTGATACCAATCTCGTGTCACTTGCAGAGGAACTGAACGCGGCGGTGGCGGGGGCGTAG
- a CDS encoding YhbY family RNA-binding protein, with product MTQLNSTQRKYLRQIGHHLDPIVIIGKQGVTDMLVRAVTQALEAHDLVKVRFNEFKDEKRALAEEIERRTGSHIAGMIGHVALFYKQNPDEEKRKIELPRGKA from the coding sequence ATGACCCAGCTTAACAGCACCCAGCGCAAGTACCTCCGCCAGATCGGCCACCACCTCGACCCCATTGTCATTATCGGCAAGCAGGGCGTCACCGACATGCTCGTGCGCGCCGTCACCCAGGCCCTCGAAGCCCACGACCTCGTCAAGGTGCGCTTCAACGAGTTCAAGGACGAAAAGCGCGCCCTCGCCGAGGAAATCGAACGCCGGACCGGCAGCCACATCGCCGGCATGATCGGCCACGTTGCGCTCTTCTACAAACAGAACCCCGACGAAGAAAAGCGAAAAATCGAACTCCCCCGGGGCAAGGCCTGA
- a CDS encoding NAD-dependent epimerase/dehydratase family protein, translated as MQSILVTGGAGFVGSSLALGLKARFGAPRVVALDNLRRRGSELNLSRLRAGGVDFLHGDIRVAADLEEAGGFDLLIECSAEPSVLAGFQGSPRYVIDTNLTGTLNCLEAARRHGAALIFLSTSRVYPLAALRGLACVEAETRLELAPDQSLAGASARGVAEDFPLEGSRSLYGATKLASELMMLEYLAMYGLRGIVNRCGVLTGPWQMGKADQGVVVLWAARHLYGGPLSYIGFGGQGKQVRDILHIDDLTDLIYRQIDQLDALSGRTFNVGGGRPVSVSLRELTALCAAETGRSMEIGSELADRPADVPLYLTDHARVTEATGWRPELTAEATVASVCRWIRDHRDLLAPVLG; from the coding sequence ATGCAATCGATTCTGGTGACGGGCGGGGCGGGGTTTGTGGGTTCGAGCCTGGCCCTCGGCCTCAAGGCGCGTTTCGGGGCGCCGCGCGTCGTGGCCCTCGACAACCTGCGGCGCCGGGGTTCCGAGTTGAATCTCTCGCGCCTGCGGGCGGGCGGTGTGGACTTCCTGCATGGTGATATCCGCGTGGCGGCGGATCTGGAGGAGGCGGGCGGCTTCGATTTGCTGATCGAATGCAGCGCGGAGCCCTCGGTACTGGCGGGCTTTCAGGGGTCGCCGAGGTACGTGATCGATACGAACCTGACGGGGACGCTGAATTGCCTGGAGGCCGCGCGGCGGCACGGGGCGGCGCTGATCTTCCTGTCCACCAGCCGGGTGTACCCGCTTGCGGCGCTGCGCGGGCTGGCGTGTGTGGAGGCGGAGACGCGTCTGGAGCTGGCGCCCGATCAGTCCCTGGCCGGCGCGAGCGCGCGCGGCGTCGCGGAGGACTTCCCGCTGGAGGGCAGCCGGTCGCTCTATGGCGCCACGAAGCTCGCCTCGGAACTGATGATGCTGGAGTACCTGGCGATGTATGGCCTGCGCGGGATCGTCAACCGCTGCGGCGTGCTCACGGGCCCCTGGCAGATGGGCAAGGCGGATCAGGGCGTGGTGGTCTTGTGGGCGGCGCGGCACCTCTACGGCGGCCCGCTGTCGTACATCGGTTTCGGCGGCCAGGGCAAACAGGTGCGGGATATCCTGCATATTGACGACCTGACCGACCTGATCTACCGCCAGATTGACCAGTTGGACGCGCTGAGCGGGCGCACGTTTAACGTGGGCGGCGGGCGTCCGGTGAGCGTATCCCTGCGCGAGCTGACGGCGCTGTGCGCGGCGGAAACGGGCCGATCAATGGAAATTGGCAGCGAGCTTGCCGATCGGCCGGCCGACGTGCCGCTTTACCTGACGGACCACGCGCGGGTGACCGAGGCAACGGGCTGGCGTCCGGAGCTCACGGCGGAGGCGACGGTGGCGTCGGTTTGCCGCTGGATCCGGGACCACCGGGACCTGCTGGCGCCGGTATTGGGTTGA
- the trpS gene encoding tryptophan--tRNA ligase, translated as MSAPQEVILSGIRPTGRLHYGNYFGAIHHFLRLQQTDATCYYFIADYHALTTVTEKTAIYRNTLDMLRTYVACGLDPAKSVVYRQSDLPCTAELALLLGMITNIGHLERGTTYKDKFSKLQDDPKIDGNPLSYGLLGYPVLMAADILIVKADVVPVGDDQRQHVEMACDIAEKFNARFGCEALKRPRAVGRDALRLPGLDGSAKMGKSDNNTLDLLDDPAAVKKKIMSVVTSTDPLPLDTESNDPEQVIHKLPGGLSILYRLLNLVAPEEVYLDFLDQYRQGGKFYGNLKKAVVEHVNNFNAPIVEKFNDPANNDAFIEDFLRENAKKVTPVALETVEACREAMGIGRSLYRA; from the coding sequence ATGTCCGCACCGCAAGAAGTCATCCTCTCCGGCATCCGCCCCACCGGGCGCCTCCACTACGGCAATTACTTCGGCGCCATCCACCACTTTCTGCGCCTCCAGCAGACCGACGCCACCTGCTACTACTTCATTGCGGACTACCACGCCCTCACCACGGTCACCGAGAAGACCGCCATCTACCGCAACACCCTCGACATGTTGCGCACCTACGTTGCCTGCGGGCTCGACCCGGCCAAATCCGTGGTCTACCGCCAGAGCGACCTCCCCTGCACCGCCGAGCTCGCCCTGCTGCTGGGCATGATCACCAACATCGGCCACCTCGAGCGCGGCACCACCTACAAGGACAAGTTCAGCAAGCTCCAGGACGACCCGAAGATCGACGGCAACCCGCTTTCCTACGGCCTCCTGGGCTACCCCGTCCTCATGGCGGCGGACATCCTCATCGTCAAGGCCGACGTGGTCCCCGTGGGCGACGACCAGCGCCAGCACGTGGAGATGGCCTGCGACATCGCCGAGAAATTCAACGCCCGCTTCGGCTGCGAAGCCCTCAAGCGCCCCCGGGCCGTCGGGCGCGACGCCCTGCGCCTGCCCGGCCTCGACGGCTCCGCCAAAATGGGCAAGAGCGACAACAACACCCTCGACCTCCTCGACGACCCCGCGGCGGTGAAGAAGAAGATCATGTCCGTCGTCACCTCGACCGACCCCCTCCCCCTCGACACGGAGAGCAACGACCCCGAGCAGGTCATCCACAAGCTCCCCGGCGGCCTCAGCATCCTCTACCGCCTCCTCAACCTCGTCGCCCCCGAGGAAGTCTACCTCGACTTCCTCGACCAGTACCGCCAGGGCGGCAAGTTCTACGGCAACCTCAAGAAAGCCGTCGTCGAGCACGTCAACAACTTCAACGCCCCCATCGTCGAGAAGTTCAACGACCCCGCCAACAATGACGCGTTCATCGAGGATTTCCTCCGCGAAAACGCAAAGAAGGTGACGCCAGTCGCCCTGGAAACGGTCGAAGCCTGCCGCGAAGCCATGGGGATCGGGCGGAGCCTGTACCGGGCGTAG
- a CDS encoding prolyl oligopeptidase family serine peptidase — MKYPIPEPLEQVHRPRGAFRARPRSKGHYVQHCNVVYAEADGAGLVMDVFEPAENANGRAIVDVIAGAWHADRARLNEHIGLGAIDAFCDAGFTVFAVAPGSAHLFTAARMAAHVHAAIRHIRENAGAWNIDPARLGIFGVSAGGHIAALTALSPQPPEPKSRLPWYRHGTGVAAVGLFFPPTDLLDYGGQPFDFGRDSALPITRMLFEDGIHGHTKKEIREAARAISPLHQIPKDPPPFLLAHATDDAVVPYSQSERFVKSLKEAGADAALITHRGEGHPWRGIAKECGAMAAWFADRLAG, encoded by the coding sequence GTGAAATATCCCATTCCAGAGCCCCTTGAACAGGTCCACCGGCCGCGGGGCGCCTTCCGCGCGCGCCCGCGCTCGAAGGGCCACTATGTCCAGCACTGCAACGTGGTGTATGCCGAGGCCGATGGCGCGGGCCTCGTGATGGACGTGTTTGAGCCCGCCGAGAACGCCAATGGCCGGGCGATTGTCGACGTGATCGCCGGCGCCTGGCACGCGGACCGCGCGCGCCTGAACGAACACATCGGGCTTGGGGCCATCGACGCGTTTTGCGACGCCGGCTTCACGGTATTCGCGGTCGCGCCCGGATCCGCGCATCTCTTCACGGCCGCGCGCATGGCCGCGCACGTGCACGCGGCGATCCGGCATATCAGGGAGAACGCCGGGGCCTGGAATATTGATCCGGCGCGCCTCGGCATCTTCGGCGTCTCCGCCGGCGGGCACATCGCCGCGCTCACCGCCCTGAGCCCCCAGCCGCCGGAGCCAAAATCCCGGCTGCCCTGGTACCGGCATGGCACGGGGGTTGCCGCGGTGGGGCTTTTCTTTCCCCCGACGGATCTGCTGGATTACGGCGGGCAGCCTTTCGATTTCGGGCGGGACTCCGCGCTGCCAATCACCCGCATGCTCTTTGAGGATGGGATACACGGGCACACGAAGAAGGAGATCCGGGAGGCGGCCCGCGCCATTTCTCCGCTGCATCAGATCCCCAAGGACCCGCCCCCCTTTCTCCTCGCGCACGCCACGGACGATGCCGTGGTCCCCTACAGCCAGTCGGAACGCTTCGTGAAGTCGCTGAAGGAGGCCGGGGCGGACGCGGCCCTGATCACGCACAGGGGCGAAGGGCACCCCTGGCGCGGAATCGCGAAGGAATGCGGGGCGATGGCGGCGTGGTTCGCGGATCGGCTCGCGGGGTAG
- a CDS encoding type II secretion system protein: MKNTNRGRMAHWASNAGFTLIELLTVIAIIAVLAGMTAVAVPQYLNKAQETKTKANMQQITQSLSEYAARVENKFGYPPAYGYIKNESRDQALPFPSPFGAPYFVTEPYTYTIGLHNATDVYEVARYTNSFDSNRDGSLSLFEYLPVGVRNPGTDGYIFSDELYTGGNSPMSGAVNERTAQLASNVRPYAYIPFNSRQLTAARRYWVRLGNDDGDYGRVFDTSHPDLNGRIFFPPPNYDGFVLIGNGPGGNDGGILSVGAPGTEGVDYEPEHRYHVIGLRIAYLATRDKDDDRLLDFSYEDRKQAGNIHILPDGTNGQGPFIKVVQ; the protein is encoded by the coding sequence ATGAAGAACACGAATCGTGGCCGGATGGCGCATTGGGCATCCAATGCAGGCTTCACGTTGATTGAACTGTTGACAGTTATCGCGATTATTGCCGTGCTTGCGGGCATGACGGCGGTCGCGGTGCCGCAGTATCTGAACAAGGCGCAGGAAACCAAGACAAAGGCGAACATGCAACAGATCACGCAATCGCTTTCGGAGTACGCCGCGCGCGTCGAGAACAAGTTTGGTTACCCGCCGGCCTACGGGTATATCAAGAACGAATCGCGGGACCAGGCCCTTCCTTTCCCTTCTCCTTTCGGCGCGCCGTACTTTGTCACGGAGCCGTATACGTACACCATCGGTTTGCACAACGCGACGGATGTGTACGAAGTGGCCCGCTATACGAACTCGTTCGACAGCAACCGGGACGGTTCGCTGAGCCTGTTCGAGTACCTGCCGGTGGGCGTGCGGAACCCGGGCACGGACGGCTATATCTTCTCGGACGAATTGTACACGGGCGGCAACTCGCCGATGTCGGGCGCTGTGAATGAACGAACCGCCCAACTCGCGTCGAATGTGCGGCCGTATGCGTATATTCCCTTCAACTCCCGGCAGCTCACGGCGGCACGCCGGTATTGGGTTCGCCTCGGCAATGATGACGGCGACTACGGTCGCGTGTTCGACACGTCGCATCCGGATCTGAACGGTCGCATTTTCTTTCCGCCGCCGAACTACGACGGGTTTGTGCTGATTGGCAACGGACCGGGCGGCAACGACGGCGGCATCCTTTCGGTGGGCGCGCCGGGCACAGAAGGCGTCGACTATGAGCCCGAGCACAGGTACCACGTGATTGGCCTGCGCATCGCGTATCTGGCGACGCGTGACAAGGATGATGATCGGCTGCTGGATTTCAGCTATGAGGACCGCAAGCAGGCGGGCAACATCCACATTCTGCCCGACGGTACGAATGGGCAGGGTCCCTTCATCAAGGTGGTCCAGTAG